From the genome of Gracilibacillus salitolerans, one region includes:
- a CDS encoding DUF5110 domain-containing protein encodes MPLYVRAGSIVPIGPTIQYTSEGTSLPVEIHVYKGNDGSFLWYDDEGDNYNYEKGAYSTISLHWEDENNHLVIEARQGTYPSMKTSTELVLTIISGEGENVAQKEITYW; translated from the coding sequence ATGTGCGAGCAGGTTCTATAGTTCCGATTGGGCCTACTATTCAGTATACATCTGAAGGTACAAGCCTTCCTGTTGAAATACATGTTTATAAAGGGAACGATGGAAGCTTCTTGTGGTATGACGATGAAGGAGATAACTATAATTATGAAAAAGGTGCATATTCCACTATATCTCTTCATTGGGAGGACGAAAATAATCATCTTGTCATAGAAGCTCGTCAAGGTACTTATCCTAGTATGAAAACGTCGACTGAATTAGTACTGACGATTATTAGCGGAGAGGGAGAGAATGTGGCTCAGAAGGAAATAACGTACTGGTGA